In Desulfocurvus vexinensis DSM 17965, a genomic segment contains:
- a CDS encoding OmpA/MotB family protein, whose protein sequence is MARKEKQEKPQGQPGWLITFSDMMTLMLTFFVLLVSMSVLDERRKLVVIGSIIGTFGVGRQSHDVLSQRDRRTSVEPGPMEMPSINDLEPLREMIWEDIEDDLDFASNRFVQVFSIPDDVLFEPGGTELRPRGRQILEAALPVFLQVRVPLLLAGHTSSLREEEQENFRVEDQEQVMDQSWRLSFARVMTVYQFLARAGMDPELLRVEAFGRFHPRHTELTAEGRRKNRRVDIILDKRNAQWQEHMGLLRQPVPEEFFEYKDFIFRFENRGAPGAPAEP, encoded by the coding sequence ATGGCCCGCAAGGAGAAGCAGGAAAAACCCCAGGGACAGCCCGGGTGGCTCATCACCTTCTCGGACATGATGACCCTGATGCTGACCTTCTTCGTGCTGCTGGTGAGCATGTCGGTGCTCGACGAGCGGCGCAAGCTGGTGGTCATCGGCTCCATCATCGGCACCTTCGGCGTGGGCAGGCAGAGCCACGATGTGCTCTCCCAGCGCGATCGGCGCACCTCGGTGGAGCCCGGGCCCATGGAGATGCCCAGTATCAACGACCTCGAACCCCTGCGCGAGATGATCTGGGAGGACATCGAGGACGACCTGGATTTTGCCTCCAACAGGTTCGTGCAGGTCTTCTCCATCCCCGACGACGTGCTCTTCGAGCCCGGGGGGACGGAGCTGCGGCCCCGGGGCAGGCAGATCCTGGAGGCGGCCCTGCCGGTGTTCCTGCAGGTGCGCGTGCCGCTGCTGCTGGCCGGGCACACCTCGTCCCTGCGCGAGGAGGAACAGGAGAACTTCCGCGTGGAAGATCAGGAGCAGGTCATGGACCAGTCGTGGAGGCTGTCCTTCGCGCGGGTGATGACGGTCTACCAGTTCCTGGCCCGCGCGGGCATGGACCCGGAGCTTTTGCGCGTCGAGGCCTTTGGCAGGTTCCACCCCCGGCACACGGAGCTCACCGCCGAGGGGCGGCGCAAGAACCGCCGGGTGGACATCATCCTGGACAAGCGCAACGCCCAGTGGCAGGAGCACATGGGCCTTTTGCGCCAGCCAGTGCCCGAGGAGTTCTTCGAGTACAAGGATTTCATCTTCCGCTTCGAGAACCGGGGGGCGCCGGGCGCGCCTGCGGAGCCCTAG
- a CDS encoding OmpA/MotB family protein, giving the protein MARKKKKSAGMASDGWLVTFGDLVTLLLTFFVLLLSMSSMDRSVLTRITFFTDDVGFLTNRSAGRIPQRVKFIIEALDKPWEVLEKQKRIKDLLFPDDELPPEISRSTLDANLKVLARPEGVALVLTDALLFPSGGAQLSEAARRLLEPVLEVLLFMPAPVNVSGYTDDVGGGSDANHALSGERALAVLEFFLSSGLPPERFSVSGYGPAWPIADNGTEEGRAQNRRVEILLKTTPWLGAYVQ; this is encoded by the coding sequence GTGGCCCGCAAGAAGAAGAAATCCGCAGGCATGGCCAGCGACGGCTGGCTGGTCACCTTCGGCGACCTGGTGACCCTGCTGTTGACGTTTTTCGTGCTGCTGCTCAGTATGTCGTCCATGGACCGCAGTGTGCTGACGCGCATCACCTTCTTCACGGACGATGTCGGGTTTCTGACGAACCGCAGCGCCGGGCGCATCCCCCAGCGGGTGAAGTTCATCATCGAGGCCCTGGACAAGCCCTGGGAGGTGCTGGAAAAGCAAAAGCGCATCAAGGACCTGCTGTTCCCGGATGACGAGCTGCCCCCGGAGATCAGCCGCAGCACCCTGGATGCCAACCTCAAGGTGCTGGCCCGGCCCGAGGGCGTGGCCCTGGTGCTTACCGACGCGCTGCTTTTCCCCTCGGGCGGGGCGCAGCTCTCCGAAGCGGCCCGCAGGCTGCTGGAGCCGGTGCTGGAAGTTCTCTTGTTCATGCCCGCGCCCGTGAACGTCTCGGGCTACACCGACGACGTGGGCGGGGGGAGCGACGCGAACCACGCCCTGTCGGGCGAGCGGGCCCTGGCGGTGCTGGAGTTCTTTTTGTCGAGCGGGCTGCCGCCGGAGCGCTTCTCCGTGTCCGGCTACGGCCCGGCCTGGCCCATCGCCGACAACGGCACCGAAGAGGGCCGGGCCCAGAACCGCAGGGTGGAAATCCTGCTCAAGACCACCCCCTGGCTTGGAGCCTACGTCCAGTGA
- a CDS encoding motility protein A, with protein MDLATVIGLIISFGLVAAAIVTGGSPLVFVDVASMLIVFGGTIGATLVSIPLPKMLAVMPVVRQTFFSSMESPAEIIEKFMDYANRARREGILSLEPIIKQIDDFYLRKGLQLTVDGLEPQTIQEVLETEIQYLEERHETGAELLTTLATYAPAMGMIGTVIGLVQMLQTMSDPSTIGPAMAVALITTFYGAVLANLVFSPMAGKLKTRSKEEVLLKEMVLLGILSISKGENPRIIEEKLSSFLPPKDRKQDVT; from the coding sequence ATGGATCTCGCAACTGTAATCGGGCTGATCATCTCCTTCGGCCTGGTGGCCGCAGCCATCGTCACCGGCGGCAGCCCGCTGGTGTTCGTCGATGTGGCGTCCATGCTCATCGTCTTCGGCGGGACCATCGGCGCCACGCTGGTCAGCATCCCCCTGCCCAAGATGCTCGCGGTGATGCCCGTGGTGCGCCAGACGTTTTTCTCGTCCATGGAAAGCCCCGCCGAGATCATCGAGAAGTTCATGGACTACGCCAACCGCGCCCGGCGCGAGGGCATCTTGTCCCTGGAACCCATCATCAAGCAGATCGACGATTTCTACCTGCGCAAGGGCCTGCAGCTCACCGTGGACGGCCTGGAGCCGCAGACCATCCAGGAGGTGCTGGAAACCGAGATCCAGTACCTGGAGGAGCGCCACGAAACCGGCGCCGAGCTGCTGACCACCCTGGCCACCTACGCCCCGGCCATGGGCATGATCGGCACCGTCATCGGCCTGGTGCAGATGCTCCAGACCATGAGCGACCCCTCGACCATCGGCCCGGCCATGGCCGTGGCGCTGATCACCACCTTCTACGGCGCGGTGCTGGCCAACCTGGTGTTCAGCCCCATGGCCGGCAAGCTCAAGACCAGGAGCAAGGAGGAGGTGCTGCTCAAGGAGATGGTGCTGCTGGGCATCCTGTCCATCTCCAAGGGCGAGAACCCGCGCATCATCGAGGAGAAGCTCTCCAGCTTCCTGCCGCCCAAGGACCGCAAGCAGGACGTGACCTAG
- a CDS encoding YggS family pyridoxal phosphate-dependent enzyme, with translation MHDDMQTDIARRLAELREEIGAAARESGRGAGDVTLVAVSKWHPAAAVRAAALAGQRDFGENYVQEALAKQDELADLGLRWHFTGALQTNKAKFLPGRFVLVQTLDSLKLARTLHDRIAAACAPVQDVLIEVNLARESQKAGVAEAELPGLAEAVAGLETMRLAGLMALPPFDLAPEARRPLFARLRELRDGLELRLGRRLPVLSMGMTDDFRQAILEGATMVRIGTRIFGARPQK, from the coding sequence GTGCACGACGACATGCAAACGGACATCGCCCGGCGGCTGGCCGAACTGCGCGAGGAGATCGGCGCGGCGGCGCGTGAGTCGGGGCGCGGGGCGGGGGACGTGACCCTGGTGGCGGTGTCCAAATGGCACCCGGCTGCGGCCGTGCGCGCGGCGGCCCTGGCCGGGCAGCGCGACTTCGGCGAGAACTATGTGCAGGAGGCCCTGGCCAAGCAGGACGAACTGGCCGACCTCGGGCTGCGCTGGCATTTCACCGGCGCCTTGCAGACCAACAAGGCCAAGTTCCTGCCCGGGCGTTTCGTCCTGGTGCAGACCCTCGACTCCCTGAAACTGGCCCGGACATTGCATGACCGCATCGCGGCAGCCTGCGCCCCGGTACAGGACGTGCTCATAGAGGTCAATCTGGCGCGGGAGAGTCAGAAAGCGGGTGTTGCCGAAGCCGAACTCCCCGGGCTGGCCGAAGCCGTGGCCGGCCTGGAGACCATGCGCCTTGCCGGGCTCATGGCACTCCCGCCCTTCGACCTGGCCCCCGAGGCCCGCCGTCCGTTGTTCGCCAGGTTGCGCGAGCTGCGCGACGGCCTGGAACTGCGGCTGGGCCGCAGGCTCCCCGTCCTGTCCATGGGCATGACGGACGACTTCCGCCAGGCGATTCTGGAAGGGGCGACCATGGTCCGGATCGGCACGCGCATCTTCGGCGCGCGCCCGCAGAAGTAG
- a CDS encoding ATP-binding protein, which translates to MTEISPVLARMLDCRESERIEFKEAKRGFEKNQLFKYCVALANEGGGHLVLGVTDRLPRQIVGTRAFGDLDELRNAIYNALRFEVQVREEFDPQGRRVLVLSIPGRPAGSARSYESGFWCRRGGSLAGMGSERLRAIFSETDGDHSAQICAEAGLDDLDPQAIQRFRELWAGGDSGAEVASWPVEQLLENAELLAEGRVTNAALVLLGKSRSLSRLLPDAEVIFEYRSSEASIDHQQRVAFREGLLLFMDRLWETVRLRVETHAFQVGLVRRDIPAFREEVFREGLLNAVCHRDYRRTESVFVRQYPQRIDIDSPGGLPRGLTVDNLMFKSSWRNRRIAEALEKTDLVERSGQGIDRMWRSSIRDGKLPPDYSRTDEEHVALSLHGAVVDEDLLRFLEQVGERDAAQFGASEMAALHYISRDVDVPSGFLEAATRLVRKGVVERVGKRFILSRKYYVMQGRPGAHTRRVGLDRETNLALVLKHVRACGDQGTTLAELQQVLPAQSPDYIQRLVRTLKSRGEVLVAGRTRAARWFAVRQEKDRGGA; encoded by the coding sequence ATGACGGAGATCAGCCCTGTTTTGGCCCGGATGCTGGATTGCCGGGAATCCGAGCGGATCGAGTTCAAGGAGGCCAAGCGCGGTTTCGAGAAAAACCAGCTTTTCAAGTACTGCGTGGCCCTGGCCAACGAGGGCGGGGGGCATCTCGTCCTGGGCGTCACCGACCGTCTGCCGCGACAAATCGTTGGCACCCGCGCTTTTGGCGATCTCGACGAATTGCGCAACGCCATCTACAACGCGTTGCGGTTCGAGGTGCAGGTCCGGGAGGAATTCGATCCGCAGGGGCGGCGCGTCCTTGTCTTGTCCATCCCCGGGCGACCCGCCGGAAGCGCCAGGAGCTATGAGAGCGGCTTCTGGTGCCGCCGGGGGGGCAGCCTCGCGGGCATGGGGTCGGAACGGTTGCGGGCTATTTTCAGTGAGACGGACGGGGACCACTCCGCCCAGATTTGCGCCGAAGCCGGTCTTGATGACCTCGACCCGCAGGCGATCCAGCGGTTCCGGGAGCTGTGGGCGGGTGGTGACTCCGGCGCGGAAGTGGCCTCATGGCCCGTGGAGCAGCTTCTGGAGAACGCCGAACTGCTGGCCGAAGGCCGGGTGACCAACGCGGCGCTGGTCCTGCTGGGCAAGAGCCGGAGCCTGTCCCGTCTTCTCCCCGATGCGGAAGTGATCTTCGAATACCGCTCCTCGGAAGCTTCCATAGACCACCAGCAGCGGGTTGCCTTCCGGGAAGGCCTGCTGCTGTTCATGGACCGGCTGTGGGAGACTGTCCGCCTGCGCGTGGAGACGCATGCCTTCCAGGTCGGGCTGGTGCGTCGGGACATCCCGGCTTTCAGGGAGGAGGTCTTCCGCGAGGGGCTGCTCAATGCCGTCTGCCACCGCGATTACCGGCGGACGGAGTCGGTGTTCGTGCGCCAGTATCCCCAACGGATCGACATCGACAGCCCCGGCGGCCTGCCCCGTGGGCTGACGGTGGACAATCTGATGTTCAAATCCTCTTGGCGGAACAGGCGCATTGCCGAGGCGTTGGAGAAGACCGATCTGGTGGAGCGTTCCGGCCAGGGCATCGACCGCATGTGGCGCTCTTCCATCCGCGACGGCAAGCTGCCGCCGGATTATTCGCGGACGGACGAGGAGCACGTCGCGCTTTCGCTGCACGGCGCCGTGGTCGATGAAGACCTGCTCCGGTTCCTGGAGCAGGTCGGCGAACGTGATGCGGCGCAGTTCGGCGCCTCTGAAATGGCGGCCCTGCATTACATCAGCAGGGATGTGGACGTGCCTTCCGGCTTTCTGGAGGCTGCGACCCGGCTTGTGCGCAAGGGCGTGGTGGAGCGGGTGGGCAAGCGCTTCATCCTGTCCAGGAAGTATTACGTCATGCAGGGCCGCCCCGGGGCGCACACGCGCCGGGTCGGCCTGGACCGGGAGACGAACCTCGCCCTGGTGCTCAAACATGTGCGCGCCTGCGGTGACCAGGGAACGACGCTTGCCGAGTTGCAGCAGGTGCTGCCTGCACAGTCGCCCGATTATATCCAAAGGCTTGTGAGGACGCTCAAGTCGCGGGGGGAGGTGCTGGTTGCCGGGCGTACGAGGGCGGCGCGCTGGTTTGCCGTACGGCAGGAAAAAGACAGGGGCGGCGCCTAA